A region of the Pempheris klunzingeri isolate RE-2024b chromosome 6, fPemKlu1.hap1, whole genome shotgun sequence genome:
ACGGTTGGTGTTTTAGCCTGCTAAACCACTGAATGCTCACTGAGGCCATTAGGCCCTCACGTTCTCTGGTGTGtagatgaagaaagaaaacaaagtttgGTCTCACAACCTTATCAAATGCATTTACATCAATATATACTGAACTGGTTGATTTACTGTAACAGTGCATGACAGGGACATGTTGACATAGGACAAAGTAATTTACATGATTATTTTTCCCCGGCTGATCTCAACCGTTAGTGGTTTTGAAGTCTCCATCTCTTTCAAAAACCAGCATTTTGCGATGATATTCAAACAAGTAAAAATGTGTAACAGCAATCAAAATACTGTCTGTTCCCTAGGAATAAAAATAGTACAAATGATTCTCTGTAAAAAATTATCTCAAAACTATAAAACATTGCATTTTTAATGCCGGCAGTGTTCAGTGGTTGTGTTGGGGAGAGGATACGTGAAGAGGGAAAAGTCTAAAATGTACTTGGGCAGGAGTTCCCTCAGTAGCTTCTGCGGTAAGCTGCACAGATAATAGTGCAATGTCTCCGTGGTAACTGGCTTGTACCACGTTTGCCTCTCTGGGAAGTGAACATAGGGAGGCGCTCCAATGTGCTGCAGCACAAACTCGGCATCGCTTTCAAGGCGCTCGTGGGAGCCAATGAAGTTATAGTTCACAGCACAGGGTTGGCACAAGTTGTACATCGGCATCCAGTGCTCATTCATGCGCTCCACGTCCTCATCCAGCAAGTAATGGACAAACTCTGCAAAGGTCACATCATCTCCTGATACAGACGCCTCCTTTGCGCGACCTTTTCTGTACCGCTTTATGATCTCCACGCCATACTTCTTCTGGTAGAACTCGATCTCTCCAAACTTGTTCCTGTAAGCAGACAGCAGGCGCTCCATGGGCTCCCGCACAAACATGAACTTGAAGTAGTGCTTGAGGCGGTAGCGGATCTCCTCGGGTTTAAGAGAAGACAGAAACAGCAGGTCGTTGCGGTGGTCCATCTTGATGTTGACGTCCACGCTCTCTAGTGCTCCGTTCAGGACCTTTATGACCCTCTTCCAGTTGGAGCAGGCCACTTTGGGGACGTAGCAGTACAGGAAGTGGTACTGGTCGTTCACCAGGATGTGCTGCAGCAGCGTCTTCCTCTGCAGGGGGCTCAGCGACCAGATGCTGTGGGGCATGTTCTTCTGGCTGCACATGGTCCTGATGGTGCGGTTACGGATCTCCTGGAGGATCTAAATGTGAACACAAATCAGTCGGTTTACGCAGGTACACCAGATTACTACTCAGCCTGTGGGAAACAGCCATCTAAAGTCAAGTCTGTGAAATCACCCCAATGATGTCATTGTGACGTCATCAGGGTTATGTCCATTTGGGTTTTAGATGAGAAATGTTAATACAGTAAGCCTGCACACAAGCTGGAAGTGTGCAGTGAGTATTTACCAGGTCACCAGGGAAATGAAGGACTATGAGGAAGTGAAAGTCACAGCATCAATTTTTAACCTGATCTATGTTTAACAGTGCACCAACGCTATGGCAGTGCAATGGACTAAATTGGCAGAATGCCCCTTAAAGTGAGCAGATGTTTGGAAAAAAGAgttagaaataaacacacacacacttcacagctACAGTTAGGGCTGGCATCGGACCACATATGTGCCATCTGATCCAACTTTAAAGCCCTGAAGGaatttttaaaatcaagttATGATGACAGAATGAACATGTTTGGGGCTTTTggtgaaaacaataacaaaccAGAACTTTGTAGGAAGCTTAGTAGTTTTGGCTGATGGTGGCACAGTTTATGAAGCATTTCTTCTAATAGTGTGAAATAGTCACGAGACAAATCCAAATCCCCACAGGCTGCTCTGGACCTACTGGCTTGGTAAACACCACCCATGGTGCATGGCATTAGAGTACCTGGGAGTCCACGTCCACAGCCGGGCCGTGCCTCCCAGCCTGGCGGATGAGGT
Encoded here:
- the chst14 gene encoding carbohydrate sulfotransferase 14 produces the protein MLPRRPDYGVKRPGGGRSGSVMNFRTTVLNSGSGRRGSAVLPSVLTFLVIVASGGLLLMIEKGMLNSMETPPPRGDGRRLDLIRQAGRHGPAVDVDSQILQEIRNRTIRTMCSQKNMPHSIWSLSPLQRKTLLQHILVNDQYHFLYCYVPKVACSNWKRVIKVLNGALESVDVNIKMDHRNDLLFLSSLKPEEIRYRLKHYFKFMFVREPMERLLSAYRNKFGEIEFYQKKYGVEIIKRYRKGRAKEASVSGDDVTFAEFVHYLLDEDVERMNEHWMPMYNLCQPCAVNYNFIGSHERLESDAEFVLQHIGAPPYVHFPERQTWYKPVTTETLHYYLCSLPQKLLRELLPKYILDFSLFTYPLPNTTTEHCRH